Genomic window (Zingiber officinale cultivar Zhangliang chromosome 2B, Zo_v1.1, whole genome shotgun sequence):
CTCGCTTCCATCTTAAAAGAGTATGAGAATACATTTTGATGCTTTTGCAATGTTCTTGAAGAAAATACATATCATCATACAGAGTGGCTAAAATCAGGAACAAGTAGCAAGTTTACCAACCCTCTCAGACAACAGCTACTGCAATGAGGTAAAAGAGGAATTGAAGGTTCAATACACTCATTTCCCCCTGAAAATGAAATGGACAAGTCAGGACCACAGGATATGTCATATTAATGGCATTGTATTAAATTATACCCTTTATATTGCTTTTATCAAATCATGATAAGATATTTGTTTATTAAACAAATCATGCCTCAACTATTTTTTTTCTcagattatattttaattttcaaattcatttcAAAGTACAAATGAAAGTTGAATCAATTTACAGAGTGACTTTACAACAAgaactatatatatatgatttccTTCCAACTCAAAATGGTAAGGAGTTTCTTACAGTTTAATTTACGCAAAACTAAAGGTTTGAGCAACTTACATGGTAAAAAATTATACTTGTTCGGTGAAATTTTAAACTATGGAAAATTAAGGTGATAAACTCCAAGATAACCAAATTTAGATTGAAAGGCTCAAATATCTGTCAATTGTCTGAAAATCATGCAACAAGTTAATCTGCAACTCAGTGTGGgtcattttatattttattacacCATTTAAATTTATGTTCGAATCAAGTTGCAGATTCCGAATCTCAAATTTACACAAAACAAAAGTGTTGAGTATGAGGGAGCTTATTGACCATTActcaaatatataatatttttactacaattcatGTGAATCAGCTTGCATTTGGAATTTGaaggaaatttgaaatttaaagatAATAAGGAAAAAATTAATAGCTAGAGTGTCATTGGGTGAAAACAATTGTCGAGGCATCGTttggtaaaaaaggaaaaaaaaaatacatgaatTGATAATATGCTCTATTAACAAACAAAAGATGGACACCACTTACGTATTCATCATCAAAGTTATGTTGTCTCCTTTGAGCAAAATCCTCCCTACAATGCAAGGACAGATTTCAGGATGATCATAGGATGaggaaaaaaaacatgaaaaataatGCATAAATAAGTGACTTGCCCAATGTCTTTTTGATGTTCTTTTTGACGTTGACTTCCTCAGCATCTTCGAGAACCAGGTTCATATACTCATCAAAACCCTACGAAGTGAGAATGTATTTTAGCACCTTcacatatattaaataaattacttATGGTGCATTATTTGATTTATAAGAATGACTATTCTATTTTCCATGAAATCTCATAGAATAAATATTCATATTTAGTTACTAAAATGaacttaatttttataaaattttgattATTCATAAAGAATAGTATTCCTCACACCATTGTAGGAATAAATATTTCATAACTCTTCCATTCTTCAGATAATACTTATATTCTATTCAActcttcaaaatatatatatgataagGGTGAGACAATCAGGTTTGGTGATCGAGTACATGAGTTGAGCTTGAGCTAGACGGGTCATTAAGGCAAATTAGACTGATTGAGTCAATTGGACTAGATGATACCATCAATCTGTTCGAATCGTTCAAGCTGAGTAGGGTGAGTCGGTCAAGCTGAGTAGGCCTAGTGAGTCATATCTCATATGAGACAGCTAGGCTAAGTGAGCTAGTAGAGCCAATTGAGTCGTGCAATGCATCGAGCACGTCAATCATGTCAAGTGAGACAAGCAGATATAGGTGGTTGAGCAAGTAAGACAGCTGTTTAGACGGAGCAATTGAAACCATTGGGTTGATTGGGCTAGTCGAGCAGGCTGATCGAGCATGACAAAATTGAGTCAAATGAGTCCATCAAGACGAGAGGCATTTAGATCAAATTAGCTAGTTTGCTCAAACGAACAAGCCAGGCTGGGTAAGTATAATTGCGTAGGTAAACCCATCGAGGACAAACTATTTAGACGGAGCAATTGAACCCATTGGGTTGATTGGGCTAGTCGAGCCGGCTGATCGAGCATGACTGACTGAGTCAAATGAGTCCATCAAGATGAGAGAGATGTTTAGGCAAAATGAGCTAGTTTACTCGAATGCACAATCCAGGCAAGGTAGATTGGTAGCATCAAGCTACTTCCCTACTCTTTCCTTCTCTACTCTCTTTTGCTTCTTGATTTTTCTAAAAGATATTCCTATATGAATTTATCTTCGTAAGAAAAGGATTTTGGTATTTATTGATCCATCATCTTTAATTCAGGGCAAACATAAATAGAAACCCTTAGCTTTTGAATAATGATTATGTTCTCATAAATTTCAATGTGAAAGTACTTCATGAATCCAAGTCCAACTCATGAGAACAGAAACTTCTGAACCAAAGCTTCAACCAGTAAGTTTTATCCATGCCTCCACGTCTCCCAAAGGAAAAAATCTAGACGTGACTTCATTACCATTTAATACTGGCTATTAGCTAAATATAATGCAAATAAATGATAcaatttcaaaatatatatatatatatagcttaaAATGTTTAAACCTATTTAAATTTGCAGCCTTAAGCACTAACATTCAAGGTATTGGTTAATTAACTGTGCACAAAAACAAATTCCATAATTACTGCTAAGATTTAAAAGCAGCATTTCATTAACTCTCATACCTAAAATGTTTATTTACCTACTTTGTGCCTGTGCCAGACACCCACACTCTGATACCAGCACTTTGAGTCAATGCCCATACCCCCTCTTGCCTAGTGTATACTTCTTAAGAAATATCCCTGTTGGACACTTGGGTTCACACTAATGTTCGATACTCCTAGCGAGTATAAATAACTCTGTATTGTTTGATAGGAAAGCATGAATATTCAAATCTTAataattaaaagctataagtagTTAACTAACACATTCTTCAATCAACATATGACTAGTAAAGCAGAGATATCAAAGCATATAAAGCAAATACTCTAACTACTTCATAAAATATGACCTTTTGGTTGGTGAATCAATCTACTTGGCCAATTAATAATGGTTTTGGGTGGGAAGCTTAGTAATGTTGTTGTTATACTCAGATGTTTCATGGGAATGCCACTTCCATAAATTCATGGCCACTAGCAAGGCAGATCCTAAGTCAAGTGCCACTATGATGCCATCACCGAAAATAGAAGAGTGGAACGGTAACATATAGGGAGTAAAGCCTAACTTTAGTGCTTCAGTACATCCTTCTCCTTCATTGATCGGTAGAGAAACAATCAAATCTCCATTACcgtgacttcttccaagattcaACCCCAACCAAATTTTATCTTTGTCATCAATTGACATTTTAAAAGATATTCTTTTGACGTATTAATGAAAGTTAGAAGTATGAAGTAACATCGGGCTAATACGGTAATAGCTCTCACTAAGTTTGCAAACAGAGCAATGAAACGAAAGTGAGAATAAAGCCCTAAACCTTGCGACAGAAGAAAACGGATATATCATACGTACAATTATACGCCCTTCAATCCTCAAGTCCTTCTGTTCAAAGAGCCAGATCTGAATGCGAGCTTTCTGAAGCAATTCCACAACacagaaaaaatataaaatataaaatataaaatataaaatataaaaacacGTTTACCAAAAATATGTTAAACGAAACAAAACATAAACTAAAGCAGCGACAAGAATCAAAGCGTACACTTTGAAGAAACCGAAATATGAGATTCTGTCGCAGTTCCATCAGATCCCCCATAACcaaaaaggcaaaaaaaaatattgtgaGACGTGCGAAGACTAAAAATAGCTCACAGCTATGCTTGCTCAGCTAGGAGTGGaggaaagaagaggagaggagaactcACGATAGGTTGGGTCATGATCCGCTGGACCTTCGTGGACGCCATGGCTAACGCTTCTCTGCTTCCTCCGCGATTTGATCCAACGACGACAACTAAAACCCTAGAAGCCGGGAAGAAGAATATATAGATTCGAGCATTGAGTTTTAGAGACGGCTGTTTCGCAGAAAGCACCCTTAGTTTTACATAATATAATAAATACATATTGAAGTTTCGGAAAACTTCGTTTCGCCCCCTAACATCTTACTTTCATATCATCACAATGCTTTAAATTTACCATCTCCGTATTGACCCTGAGTCGGATTGACAAGAACGCTGAGAACGAACGTATTCACTTTTGCCACCACGatggtttaaatttaataatgaaataatattataatataatataatattgattattaTTTGgttaaataatttaactaagataatttgatagaaattttaaattcaaaaacatTCTAAAGGtcttaaaattgaaaatattttttaaacaaggcaaaaattttattaatagtcAAGAGCCTATGACTCATTAGAATCAGTTCGGATCCTTTATCCCTAAATTTTTTTGTCCCTATATTTCCTTACCGATCGGACagaccagattacatctcaagaatATCTTGCACATCAtgaggatactgcacacatcttaaagatgccATGATGTCTtaagatgtaatctggtccgtccgatcggcaAAGGACACGAGGACAGAAAAATTTGGGGACAGAAGATTTAATCTACATTAGAACAAGAGTCGTGCTTGTATAACCCTTACAATCGTAGCCAAGTTAGTAAGAAATGTTGGGGGTTGGTGGGAGCCAATGAACCCTCACCTGTTAACAGATGGGGACCTTTGCCCTCCATCAATCCTCTTGTCCCGGTCCAAGAGCGGACCAGGATAAGAGGACCAGAGGATCCGGTCCATAGAGATCCCTTGGTCCAGAATCCCTAACCACTCTTGGATCCCTGCTTATTCATTGGCGGAGTGGGTTGTACCCCACTTGTTAATTAGGTAGGGTCCAACTCACGCCACTAATGTGCTTGTAGGGTCTCCCTGGTCCAACTGAGCTCATAAATTTATATCACATAGTGATGTTTGTGTAGGACTAGACATAATATATAGTGATGTTAGCCGAGAGGAACtaagatgaggaaagaaaacaaaaaaagaaaagaaaaagaattctccataattttcacATGATACAAACAATTAAAGCAAACCAAAGAGTTAACACTGCAATAATTTTATCATTCGATCGAGTAGGATGCTCACAGACATTAACTTTTGCTTTACTAATCAGCTAACATTTTAGATATCATCCTACCCAATCTAAAATTTTCCCAACAGGCATCAAATTGATCTAACAAATAATTGAAGACCACTCCGAGAGGAAAAAACTCGCTGTTTACATTGATAACGCAATCGAGAGCGGCAGAGAAGAGCATTCGAAAATATACACACATCACTTGTTGAATTGTGGCTTATGAGCCACCCTGGTTGCCTAAAATCCAAGAGAAGCATGATGCAAGGCGCCGTCATGCCATCGGTGGTGTGATGTCCCTTATAAGAAGCAAATATGGTGTTGTAGTCAATAAAGCTTCGATACAAtagatcaaaaattaatttcagatGATTCGAACAGAAAGTAGAGGTCTTTctaaggaggaaaaaaaaaacgaCAACTCACACAAATCTCCACAGTACTTAACAATTAGCATGTCTACTTACCTGAATCAGTGAATAGAAGGTTCACTCTCCATTTATAATAAGTGAGTGATGAGGAACTCTTTCTATCTCCACAAATGATGAATACTCGGTGTCCATCGGCTGTTTCCATGGCTCCCCATCCATTTGCATATATGCATCTTTCCACTCCCCGCCTCGAATCTCCACTCGTATTGCTGAAGCCTAATTACACAACATTACATAGGAACCCTTCAGAAAGCAGGGCTAAATTATTTCTAACACTTTGTATCGACATAGCAGATCATAAACACTTTAGCCTACTGTATTTGGACAGTGTTCTTGTTTTTGTGAACAGATAAACGAAGTAAAGCATTTGGACAGTGATCCATTTGTATGCATGAAACCGTTTTCATCGGGGAATATAAACTAGTTGGACGAGTTGCCCAGGTGGGATCCTCTGGACCGCGACCCCTGGTCCACTCCTGGACCAGAGTTCGCTCATAGGTGGGGTTCCATGGTAGTCCAGATCCTCTGGACCACAAGAGGTCGTTTATAGGTAGGATTTCATGGATCCCACCTGTATAGCAGGTGGGGTCCATAGAACCCCACCTATGAGTGAGCTGGTCCATCCTCTGGACCACATTTTGTGGTCCAGAGGATCCGTGCTCGTTTCATGGACCCCATTTGTATAACAAGTGGGGTCCATGGAACCCCCACCTATGAATGAACTGGTCCAGCCTCTAGACCAGAAAGTGCGGTCCAAAGGATCTGCGCTCCGAGTTACCTTGGTACAAGGTTTGACTTGTTGGAATTGTAAGATGAACCAATTTTTGGAATTTCTTTGAATGGAAATGCTTCACATAAGATTTGAGACTATGAAAAGGTTCTGTCAATATAATTCAACATGGAAAGAAAGCAATCAAATTATCATGTCTCCGATTTTGGTCATTTTTATCTCATTGTCTTTCTTAATCGTTATTGTACCCATTTAGCTCTCCTCTCCTAACGCCTTCCACTCATTTCTCCTAGATCTCTCCTCTACACCGCTTTACCTTTCTCGCTTTATATGCTACTCAGACTTGGGCACGAGTATTCAACATGGGTTTGGATCCAAGTGTGTGGCATGGCTATTTTTTAAAAGATCAATAGAAATATCGAATGATCAACACAAAATGTCAATGTGTGGGTGTCGTCGGTATCTAATGTAAGGAACAATAGATGAAAAGTTCAAGTAGCAGAGCTCTCTTTTTCATATTTCACTACTTTCTACACTGCCTGTCTTCTTTTCTTCTGATCttgcatctctctctctctctctctctctctccccttctCACTTCTCACTTTACTGATTTGGTGGCATATTTCAGTAGAATGATAGAGGATGGAGTTCAAtttttggtacaatttgaagcaGAAGGCTAATGGCTATTATTGTTCGATTGCCTACTTCACTAAAAATATAGGCAACAAGACTGATATCCGAATTATAACAAAATGCTGATTGATACCTGTGCAATGTGTTTTGCCGATATAATTTCAACCATAACAAGTGAAGCATGCCACCCTTGCTTAAAGCCAAAGATCTCGAGCAGGCCGTCGTCCATCTGGGCTTCAACAAAGCCTCTCTAGGAAAAAAATGCAGAAGCTGCAATGCATTATTTGATGTGACAATGCAGGAAACTTAAAATGAATTAGTATCATCAAAAAACTCACAGTAATATAAAAAACAAATTGATATCTTCCTAGTCTAAAAGCTATGATCGTATGGAAAACAAAACTACATCATAAATACAAGAACACATGACTCCTGATTTTTCAGCTTAGCTTCAAGGGGAATATtggttcaaaaaaaaaatcatttttttcacTTTCCAGAATTTCAAACTGTATAAAATCACAGGGAGAAACATAAATAGTTTGACTTTTGTTGGGTTTCTATAATACCTTATTTTTTTTATGGCAAGGTTGTCTATGTTGGTAAGGAAAGGAGCATCCAGTGAAAGTTAGCAAATTGTGTAATGAAATGGGCAGCAGAATTGCCTAGAGATTCCATAACCTACTGAACTTTGT
Coding sequences:
- the LOC122047667 gene encoding probable small nuclear ribonucleoprotein E — its product is MASTKVQRIMTQPINLIFRFLQSKARIQIWLFEQKDLRIEGRIIGFDEYMNLVLEDAEEVNVKKNIKKTLGRILLKGDNITLMMNTGK